A segment of the Branchiostoma floridae strain S238N-H82 chromosome 10, Bfl_VNyyK, whole genome shotgun sequence genome:
NNNNNNNNNNNNNNNNNNNNNNNNNNNNNNNNNNNNNNNNNNNNNNNNNNNNNNNNNNNNNNNNNNNNNNNNNNNNNNNNNNNNNNNNNNNNNNNNNNNNNNNNNNNNNNNNNNNNNNNNNNNNNNNNNNNNNNNNNNNNNNNNNNNNNNNNNNNNNNNNNNNNNNNNNNNNNNNNNNNNNNNNNNNNNNNNNNNNNNNNNNNNNNNNNNNNNNNNNNNNNNNNNNNNNNNNNNNNNNNNNNNNNNNNNNNNNNNNNNNNNNNNNNNNNNNNNNNNNNNNNNNNNNNNNNNNNNNNNNNNNNNNNNNNNNNNNNNNNNNNNNNNNNNNNNNNNNNNNNNNNNNNNNNNNNNNNNNNNNNNNNNNNNNNNNNNNNNNNNNNNNNNNNNNNNNNNNNNNNNNNNNNNNNNNNNNNNNNNNNNNNNNNNNNNNNNNNNNNNNNNNNNNNNNNNNNNNNNNNNNNNNNNNNNNTCAGGAAGGGGACGCCCACCGCCATAAATTTTGTCTTtatggcgggggggggggggtccggcAGGATGTGGATGGGGTACCGGCAGGGTGGAGAGGGGGTAACAGCAGGATGCGGAGGGGGTACTGGACATCAAGGTTACGTGCGAAAAAATCACGTTCGGGTTCATAAAGGTGATTTTGCATTACTTGTCTGTATTTGTGACGTCTTGAAGTCAAGGAAGAGTAGCTACCTACAAATCTAATTGCCTGAATAAGGTATCCAAGCAAGCAGTGAAATCGCGTAGGGCaacggcagcgtgtttggctcggtcgccgatcttgtgcccttggcaaTTTatacgacttttctcactttactcaggtgaaaatgagtacctagcttcggctagggccgtcgaGTTGATCAGTTGATCCAGTTTACcatcggataggatgttaaatggaggtcccgtgtttgaggagagccacaccccgggcacgtaaaagaacccgccatacttgtcgaaaagagtaaggcaccttcccggtgtgagcaGATGAAACCATTCCGGGCAAAttgggtagggaatttcccgagcagccctcgtaacccctgcttcgcctattgggtcgaGCTTAcagaagctcgatgtttctgacttagaaagaagagatgctgccacagtgggcttagttcagtgcctagaagtggtcaatgacCTTGccctgagcaaactcgttaaaaaagtAATTAATGTTGGTTGACCGAACGTCACACTGCAGCCCTTCCCGCGCGGTTTCCAGTCCATTAGTTTCACGCCGCGATGGAAGCAGTGAGTTTTAACGCGCGCTCCCAAGGCGCCGGTTATGCATTAAATAGACACTTGAAATGTCAGATACGATATCACATCAACCGGGCTTCTGGTCGGCTGTTTCTGAAATGGTACAGAAAGAAACAGCTGTGTGATGAGAGGAACACTTCAGCAGGAGGGTGGCAATGTGCGCTAACATGCCGGAGCATTTCTCCCTGGATAGCTCATCATTCCCCTACCGTTCCCCTCGTAATGCAGCCATCAGGTTCCCATTTGGGCAATGAGGCTGCTGTAACGTGCTCACGGCCCCTCCGCAAACACTTATTTACTTACGTACTTACTTCCTCCAACACGGAACCCATTTCTCGCCCCATCCAACCCGGAAAGCGGTTTGACAGGAAAGAGTCCGATGAGAGCCCGTGACCCGCCATCCCGCCTTGGATAATAACTCCATTATCAAAGCTCTTCCCGTAACTCGCCGGGAAGATCCATCAGCTTTGGTTTGTTCACATTCTCTTCTCACCCATTTTAACACGTCGTAAAAACGCGTGGGCAAAATTCATCGAGCTTTCACGTGGGTTTTCTCGTAAACGTAATCATCAAAGCCGTTTTCTGTGTAGAAACCTTAATGCTGTGTTTTAATGTTACTGTTCTTCACGTTTCCAGTATAGATTGCTGGAAATCTCGTACCTGAGTCTGCAGACTTACCTCTAGCCGACTTTGGGGTCCCCACATGCTGACCCTCAATATTACAAGATTCTAGGACCCCACATGCTCACTCTTAATCTTACCAAAATCTGAGCCCCCCACATGCTGACCCTCAACATTACCAGATTCTGGGCCCCCCGCATGCTGACCCTCAACATTACCAGATTCTGGGAACCCCACATGCTCACCCTCAATATTACCAGATTCTGGGCCCCCCACATGCTGACCCTCAACATTACCAGATTCTGGGCCCCCCGCATGATCACCCTCAACATTACCAGATTCTGGGACCCCCGCATGCTCACCCTCAACATTACCAGACTCTGGGCCCCCCACATGATCACCCTCAATCTTGCCAGATTCTGGGACCCCCGCATGCTCTCCCTCAATATTACCAGATTCTGGGACCCCCGCATGCTCACCCTCAACATGACCAGATTCTGGGACCCCCGCATGCTCACCCTCAATATTACCAGATTCTGGGACCCCCGCATGATCACCCTCAACATTACCAGATTCTGGGACCCCACATGTTCACCCCCAACATTACCAGATTCTGGGACCCCACATGTTCACCCCCAGTGCGACTACTCTGCTGCACTGAAGTAAAATTTGCCCCAATGCAGCCCCCTCCCACCCATTATAGCACTGATAACTGCACCGGCCGTTATTTAGCCGTTATCTATGATTGTTCAGACTCGTGTATTTAGCCGTTATGTATGTCTGCTCACCCCCTTTCCTCCTATTATAGCACTGATAGCTGCACGCCCGTAATTTAGCCGTTGTTTATGACTGTTCAGACTCGCGTATTTATCCGTTATTTATGTCTGCTCACCCCCTTCCTTCCTATTATAACACTGATAGCTACGCCGGCCGTTATTTAGCAGTTATCTATGAGTGTTCAGACTCGTGTATTTAGCCGTTATTTATGTCTGCTCACCCCCTTCCTTCCCATTATAACACTGATAGCTACACCGGCCGTAAATAGCATTTATCCGTTATTTATGGTTGCTCAGACTCGTGTCGTTATTTAGTCTTCTCGCACCCTTCCACCCCTTCCCTAGTATCTATCCTATGTTCAGACTCGTGTATTTATCCGTTATGTATGGTCGCTCAGACTCCTGTATTTATCCGTTATTTATGAGTGCTCAGACTCGTGTATTTATCCGTTATTTATGGCTGCTCAGACTCGTGTCGTTATTTAGTCTTCTCACTCCCTTCCACCCCTTCCCTAGTATCTATCCTATGTTTAGACCCGTGTATTTATCCGTTATTTATGAGTGCTCAGACTCGTGTATTTATCCGTTATTTACGGCTGCTCAGACCCGTGTCGCCCGCAGGAGGCGTGCTGATAAGCGGCTCATCGCGCAGCTGATCCCATCAGCCTCCGCTAAGCAGGCCTGCGGCCCGGCGCCGGGATGGGAAACACAATCATTTACTGACAGATCGGTCCATGGAATAGAGCTGTGACGGCACAGTTGTCACTTTGCGTTTTCTCTCCTGTACAGACCGTACCATCACAGCAGCGCAGATGTAGCGACGACCGAGGCAACAACCACTACAACATCGCTGTCAGCGCTGCTACAACCACGGTTCCAACCGAAGCCACAGCCACTACAACATCGCCGCCAGCGCTGCTACAACCACGGTTCCAACCGAAGCCACAGCCACTACAACATCGCCGCCAGCGCTGCTACAACCACGGTTCCAACCGAAGCCACAGCCGCTACAACATCGCCGCCAGCGCTGCTACAACCACGGTTCCAACCGAAGCCACAGCCACTACAACATCGCCGCCAGCGCTGCTACAACCACGGTTCCAACCGAAGCCATTGCCGCTACAACATCGCCGCCAGCGCTGCTACAAACACGGTTCCAACCGAAGCCACAGCCACTAAAACATCATTGCTGCAGCCAACTTCCATCCTCCCAGCTGACAGCTAGACCCCTGAGGTTTGCCGCTTCCCGCCTCCCGAGGAACGATTCCATCAGTGCACCTGCCAGTCGGTACGCGCATGGGACTCCCACATACCTGACAGTCGGTACGCGCATGGGACTCCCACATACCTGACAGTCGGTACGCGCATGGGACTCCCACATACCTGACAGTCGGTACGCGCATGGGACTCCCACATACCTGCCAGTCGGTACGCGCATGGGACTCCCACATACCTGACAGTCGGTACGCGCATGGGACTCCCACATACCTGCCAGTCGGTACGCGCATGGAACTCCCACATACCTGCCTGTCGGTACGCGCATGGGACTCCCACATACAGCCGCAAACGGGTCCCAGGCACCTGCGGACACCTGAGGCTATCCATCATCTTCCCACGCTGCCGGTTTGTATCTGCTGCAACCAAACGGCCGAGAGGCTCCCGTGAAGAGATCTCGTGTCCAGCAGACTCTGTGTTCTGGCGAAGCGATCTCGTGTCCAACAGACTCTGTGTTCTGGTGAAAAGATCTCGTGTCCAGCAGACTCTGTGTTCTGGTGAAGCGATCTCGTGTCCAACAGACTCTGTGTTCTGGTGAAGCGATCTCCACCGCCGGGTAGCAGCCAGGTGCTCCTGCGGGCCAGGCTTATAAACACTGAGCTCCATCGTGATCCCATCAGCTGATACCCGCCGCCGGCTGAGCGGGTTTAGGAAGACTGATGATCGGCTCTGTCCCACCGCCGGCGCCTCTCCGCCCGCGCATCCATCACTGCTGAGTGTGTCTGAGGTCAGTCCGGCCGCGCAGCTCCGTCTGACGGGTTCCCTCGCCAAGTGTGGGTGAGAAACGGCGGAAGGCAAAGCTGCAGCCGGGATTACGGAACAGCTTCGCGCTATAAGGCAAGAACTGTCCTTCTCTGGTGAGTGACCGCCGTGAGGACTACGTCACAGAAGATACATGACGACACGATAACACTCCGCGGCCGTACGGGCTGCTGTGGTGAGTCGGCCCGGCCAAGCGTCCGGTTCCTCACGGTGCAGGATTCGTGGGGCACCGAGACATCCGCGCTGGGGCGGCGGTAAGAGTTAGGGTGACCCCGTGCGGCTGTGCCCGGCAAGGGGAAGACGGCCCTGATGCGGCGGTGAGGGGTGAGGGAGACCCCCGTGCAGTTTGCGGGCTGTGTACGGTGAGTGGTTGGGGAGGGCAGTGCCCGGCAAATGGACTACTTTATCGCGGTGCTGGGAGCCCGAGCCAGCGGGAAGACGGCGCTGGTGCGGCGGTTCATGACGGGGGAGTTCCCGGCGCAGCACCGGCCCACTGTGGAGGACGTGTACAGTCGCGTGGTGGGCTGCGACAAGGGCGTCTGCACCCTGCGCGTCATCGACACCACAGGCTCCTACAACTTCCCCGCCATGAGGAGGCTCGCCATCTTCAAGGCCAAGGCCATCCTGCTGGTCTACTCCGTCACGGACAAGAACTCCTTCGAGGAGGTCAAGACGCTGTACGAGCTGGTGCACTCCGTCAAGACGGACGTCTTCAAGACGCCGGTGGTTCTGGTGGGGACAAAGGCGGACCTGGCCGACCAGCGGGACGTCAAGAAGAAGGAAGGCACGGAACTTGAACTCATCTGGAACTGCGGATTCTTAGAGGTCACGGTCACGGACGAAGAACAGGTCACAGACGTCTTCAGGAGAGTCTTCGAGCTGGAGACGCGCTGGGCCATGACCCTGACTCCGGAGAGCCAGAAGTACAAACGGCGGTGCGGCTGCCTTCCGCTGAAAACATGGGCCAAACCGGAATAACGAAGGGGAAGACTGCAATAGCAAAGGTCCAGACCGGAATAGCCCAGGGCCACGACAAAGGGCCAGACCGGAATAGCCCAGGGCCACGACAAAGGGCCAGACCGGAATAATAGCAAAGGGCGAAACCGGACAAGAAAAGGACCAGACCGGAATAGCAAAGGGAAAGACTGCAATAGCAAAGGGCCAGACTGGACTGACGTGGGTTAACATGGAGTACTGATTGGCCAATCCGGACTGACGTGGGTTAACATGGAGTAATGATTGGCCAATCCGGACTGACGTGGGCTAACATGGAGTACTGATTGGCCAATCCGGACTGACGT
Coding sequences within it:
- the LOC118423817 gene encoding GTP-binding protein Di-Ras2-like, encoding MDYFIAVLGARASGKTALVRRFMTGEFPAQHRPTVEDVYSRVVGCDKGVCTLRVIDTTGSYNFPAMRRLAIFKAKAILLVYSVTDKNSFEEVKTLYELVHSVKTDVFKTPVVLVGTKADLADQRDVKKKEGTELELIWNCGFLEVTVTDEEQVTDVFRRVFELETRWAMTLTPESQKYKRRCGCLPLKTWAKPE